From Streptomyces sp. HUAS MG91, the proteins below share one genomic window:
- a CDS encoding NCS2 family permease yields the protein MTQQSVEPKTTAEDAGAGSRPPAGRSWLDRYFHISERGSTYAREVRGGITTFMAMCYILLLNPLLLGGPDVDGNKLSHAGLITATALAAAVCTLLMGFVGKVPLALAAGLSVSGVLATQVAPNMTWPQAMGMCVLYGVVIVLLVVTGLREIIMNAIPLALKHGITIGIGMFIALIGLVNAGFVGKGNPVTLGTGGQLSGWPVLLFSVTLLLIFMLQARNIPGAILIGIVVGTILAVIVNAAFDLSPKVWGGSPPELSGSAVSMPDFGLFGHVEFGGWDSIGGMTVGMIVFTLVLAGFFDAMATIIGVGTEAKLADDKGRMPGLSKALFIDGAGGAIGGVAGASGQTVFIESATGVGEGARTGLSSVVTGLFFALGLFFTPLAQIVPGQVAAAALVVIGAMMMQNARHVDWSDRAVAVPVFLTVALMPFTYSITAGVGAGVISYTAIKAAQGKFREIGAFMWVLTLVFLVYFGLHPIESWLGVK from the coding sequence ATGACCCAGCAGTCCGTGGAGCCGAAGACCACCGCGGAGGACGCGGGCGCGGGTTCGCGTCCGCCCGCCGGCCGGTCTTGGCTCGACCGTTACTTCCACATCTCCGAGCGAGGGTCGACGTACGCGCGCGAAGTGCGCGGCGGCATCACCACCTTCATGGCGATGTGCTACATCCTGCTGCTGAACCCGCTGCTGCTCGGCGGGCCCGACGTGGACGGCAACAAGCTCAGTCACGCCGGACTGATCACGGCCACCGCGCTCGCCGCCGCCGTGTGCACCCTCCTGATGGGCTTCGTCGGCAAGGTCCCGCTCGCGCTCGCCGCAGGCCTGTCCGTCTCCGGCGTCCTCGCCACGCAGGTGGCGCCCAACATGACGTGGCCGCAGGCCATGGGCATGTGCGTGCTCTACGGCGTCGTGATCGTGCTGCTGGTCGTCACCGGCCTGCGCGAGATCATCATGAATGCGATACCGCTCGCCCTGAAGCACGGCATCACCATCGGCATCGGCATGTTCATCGCCCTGATCGGGCTGGTCAACGCCGGTTTCGTCGGCAAGGGCAACCCGGTCACCCTGGGCACCGGCGGCCAGCTCTCCGGCTGGCCCGTGCTCCTCTTCAGCGTCACCCTGCTGCTCATCTTCATGCTCCAGGCGCGCAACATCCCCGGCGCGATCCTGATCGGCATCGTCGTCGGCACCATCCTCGCCGTCATCGTCAACGCGGCCTTCGACCTCAGCCCCAAGGTCTGGGGCGGCAGCCCGCCCGAGCTGTCCGGCAGCGCCGTCTCCATGCCCGACTTCGGACTCTTCGGCCATGTCGAGTTCGGCGGCTGGGACTCCATCGGCGGCATGACCGTCGGCATGATCGTCTTCACCCTGGTCCTCGCCGGCTTCTTCGACGCGATGGCCACCATCATCGGCGTCGGCACCGAGGCCAAGCTCGCCGACGACAAGGGCCGGATGCCGGGCCTGTCCAAGGCGCTGTTCATCGACGGCGCGGGCGGCGCCATCGGCGGTGTCGCGGGCGCCTCCGGGCAGACCGTCTTCATCGAGTCGGCGACCGGCGTCGGCGAGGGCGCCCGCACGGGCCTGTCCTCGGTCGTCACCGGCCTGTTCTTCGCGCTCGGCCTGTTCTTCACGCCGCTCGCGCAGATCGTGCCCGGCCAGGTGGCCGCCGCCGCGCTCGTCGTCATCGGCGCCATGATGATGCAGAACGCCCGGCACGTGGACTGGTCCGACCGGGCCGTGGCCGTGCCGGTGTTCCTCACCGTCGCCCTGATGCCGTTCACCTACTCGATCACCGCGGGTGTCGGCGCGGGCGTCATCTCGTACACCGCGATCAAGGCCGCGCAGGGGAAGTTCCGCGAGATCGGCGCCTTCATGTGGGTGCTGACCCTCGTCTTCCTCGTCTACTTCGGCCTGCACCCGATCGAGAGCTGGCTGGGCGTCAAGTAG
- a CDS encoding glycoside hydrolase family 6 protein: protein MREPVRRTLRRTATAVAALSVVLSGLLAGGPAVAADTARHGARLYTPDPNPDGVRQALGLVRAGQYKDAAGVAAMLATPQAVWLDGRSPDEVERLVRDVTKDAARDTAVPVLALYDVPGRDCANYSAGGAANSAEYRAWIDAVARGIGARDAMVVLEPDSLALLPADCGQDDAEGTLTAARYAEVNYAVDTLEPLRGTRVYLDTGHPGWHTVGSIVPRLVEGGVTRASGFFTNVSNYYSDDANSWYGKLISSCVAYVEGGGDAAACPDQYWPRADAQAWLDAHVHVPASRMAHFVTDSSRNGQGPWTAPAGKYGDAQEWCNPPDRGLGARPTLRTGDPLQDARLWIKTPGESDGLCLRGTAGPEDPERGTVDPDAGDWFPRQALELVRNARPPLL from the coding sequence GTGCGAGAACCCGTCAGACGCACCCTCCGCCGTACCGCGACAGCCGTGGCGGCGCTCTCCGTCGTGCTGTCCGGGCTGCTGGCCGGCGGCCCCGCCGTCGCCGCCGACACCGCGCGGCACGGTGCCCGCCTCTACACCCCCGACCCCAACCCCGACGGCGTGCGCCAGGCCCTCGGCCTGGTCAGGGCCGGGCAGTACAAGGACGCCGCGGGCGTCGCGGCCATGCTCGCCACCCCGCAGGCGGTCTGGCTCGACGGGCGGAGCCCCGACGAGGTGGAGCGGCTCGTCCGGGACGTGACGAAGGACGCCGCCCGCGACACCGCCGTCCCGGTCCTCGCGCTGTACGACGTCCCCGGCCGGGACTGCGCCAACTACTCGGCGGGCGGCGCCGCGAACAGCGCCGAGTACCGGGCCTGGATCGACGCCGTCGCGCGCGGCATCGGGGCACGGGACGCCATGGTGGTCCTCGAACCCGACTCGCTCGCCCTGCTGCCCGCCGACTGCGGCCAGGACGACGCCGAAGGCACACTGACGGCCGCGCGGTACGCCGAGGTGAACTACGCCGTCGACACGTTGGAGCCGCTGCGCGGGACGCGGGTCTACCTCGACACCGGCCACCCGGGCTGGCACACCGTCGGCTCGATCGTGCCGAGGCTCGTCGAGGGCGGCGTCACCCGCGCCTCCGGCTTCTTCACCAACGTCTCGAACTACTACTCGGACGACGCCAACTCCTGGTACGGGAAGCTGATCTCGTCGTGCGTCGCCTACGTCGAAGGAGGCGGGGACGCCGCCGCGTGCCCCGACCAGTACTGGCCGCGGGCCGACGCGCAGGCCTGGCTCGACGCCCACGTCCACGTACCGGCGTCCCGAATGGCGCACTTCGTGACCGACTCCAGCCGCAACGGGCAGGGCCCGTGGACCGCGCCGGCCGGCAAGTACGGCGACGCGCAGGAGTGGTGCAACCCGCCGGACCGCGGCCTGGGAGCCCGGCCGACCCTGCGCACCGGCGACCCCCTCCAGGACGCACGCCTCTGGATCAAGACGCCGGGCGAGTCGGACGGGCTGTGCCTGCGCGGCACGGCCGGCCCCGAGGACCCCGAGCGCGGCACCGTCGACCCGGACGCCGGGGACTGGTTCCCGCGGCAGGCCCTGGAACTCGTACGGAACGCCAGGCCGCCGCTGCTGTGA
- a CDS encoding SRPBCC family protein produces MTARIRIVRDTPLSADEAWLRLTDWERHGDVVPLTRVTVTTPPPTAAGTVFTARTGTARRFGFDDPMEVVAWQPPHRCRLEKRGRVVTGWAEFEVRPLGGGGSRVEWREELAVRGLPGAADPVLRIAGRWMFGRAVDGLLRVKG; encoded by the coding sequence ATGACCGCCCGCATCCGGATCGTCCGTGACACTCCGCTCAGCGCCGACGAGGCATGGCTGCGGCTGACCGACTGGGAGCGGCACGGCGATGTCGTGCCCCTGACCCGGGTCACCGTGACCACCCCGCCGCCCACGGCCGCGGGCACCGTGTTCACGGCCCGCACCGGCACCGCCCGCCGGTTCGGCTTCGACGACCCGATGGAGGTCGTCGCCTGGCAGCCCCCGCACCGGTGCCGCCTGGAGAAGCGCGGCCGGGTCGTCACCGGCTGGGCGGAGTTCGAGGTCCGGCCGCTCGGCGGGGGCGGGTCCCGGGTGGAGTGGCGCGAGGAACTGGCGGTCCGGGGGCTGCCCGGGGCGGCGGATCCGGTGCTCAGGATCGCGGGGCGGTGGATGTTCGGGCGGGCGGTGGACGGGCTGCTACGGGTGAAGGGCTGA
- a CDS encoding polysaccharide deacetylase family protein: protein MMKIRKGFRAVAAVAAAGALSLGLSGCTKYDTSKPSAARAADTGPAAAFGTVDCRRAKCVALTFDAGPSENSPRLLDILKDKKVPATFFLLGKNHIAEHPDLVKRMAREGHELASHTWDHKILTDIDDNAIHDEFQRTDDAVEKLTGKRPTLMRPPQGRTNDHVSELAKKEGLAQVLWDVTTKDYTLPPSKTITERAVQQTHRDSIILLHDIYKNTVPAVPAIIDQLKAKGYVFVTVPQLLAPGTAEPGKIYKP from the coding sequence ATGATGAAAATACGGAAAGGGTTCCGCGCGGTGGCGGCCGTCGCCGCCGCCGGAGCCCTCTCCCTCGGCCTGAGCGGCTGCACGAAGTACGACACGTCGAAGCCGAGCGCCGCCCGCGCGGCCGACACCGGGCCCGCGGCGGCGTTCGGCACGGTCGACTGCCGCCGGGCCAAGTGCGTCGCGCTCACCTTCGACGCGGGCCCGAGCGAGAACAGCCCCCGGCTGCTGGACATCCTCAAGGACAAGAAGGTCCCGGCCACGTTCTTCCTGCTCGGCAAGAACCACATCGCCGAGCACCCGGACCTGGTCAAGCGGATGGCGCGCGAGGGACACGAGCTCGCCAGCCACACCTGGGACCACAAGATCCTCACCGACATCGACGACAACGCGATCCACGACGAGTTCCAGCGCACCGACGACGCGGTGGAGAAGCTCACCGGGAAGCGCCCCACGCTGATGCGCCCGCCCCAGGGCCGCACGAACGACCACGTGAGCGAGCTGGCCAAGAAGGAGGGGCTCGCGCAGGTGCTGTGGGACGTGACCACGAAGGACTACACGCTGCCGCCGTCGAAGACGATCACCGAGCGGGCCGTGCAGCAGACGCACCGGGACTCGATCATCCTGCTGCACGACATCTACAAGAACACCGTGCCCGCGGTGCCCGCCATCATCGACCAACTCAAGGCGAAGGGGTACGTCTTCGTGACGGTCCCCCAACTGCTGGCACCGGGCACGGCCGAACCGGGCAAGATCTACAAGCCCTGA
- a CDS encoding (2Fe-2S)-binding protein, whose amino-acid sequence MRVNFTVNGRRQEADDVWEGESLLYVLRERMGLPGSKNACEQGECGSCTVRLDGVPVCSCLVAAGQVEGREVVTVEGLADFANQRACGSHEGGACGTSLQEAQGWSAKGTDSQTGEGAELAPIQQAFIDAGAVQCGFCTPGLLVAADEMLERTPNPSDADIREALSGNLCRCTGYEKIMDAVRLAAARQSASEGV is encoded by the coding sequence ATGCGCGTCAATTTCACGGTCAACGGCCGTCGGCAGGAAGCCGACGACGTGTGGGAGGGCGAGTCCCTGCTGTACGTGCTGCGCGAGCGGATGGGCCTGCCCGGCTCCAAGAACGCCTGTGAGCAGGGCGAGTGCGGTTCCTGCACCGTCCGTCTCGACGGCGTGCCGGTGTGTTCCTGTCTGGTCGCCGCCGGACAGGTCGAGGGCCGCGAGGTCGTCACCGTCGAGGGGCTCGCCGACTTCGCCAACCAGCGCGCCTGCGGCTCCCACGAGGGCGGTGCCTGCGGCACCTCGCTCCAGGAGGCCCAGGGCTGGTCCGCCAAGGGCACCGACTCGCAGACCGGCGAGGGCGCGGAACTCGCCCCGATCCAGCAGGCGTTCATCGACGCCGGCGCCGTCCAGTGCGGCTTCTGCACCCCGGGCCTGCTGGTCGCCGCCGACGAGATGCTGGAGCGCACCCCGAACCCGTCGGACGCGGACATCCGCGAGGCGCTCTCGGGCAACCTGTGCCGCTGCACCGGCTACGAGAAGATCATGGACGCGGTGCGGCTCGCCGCGGCCCGGCAGTCCGCTTCCGAAGGGGTCTGA
- a CDS encoding XdhC/CoxI family protein, whose translation MLDIAEELDRWVGQGRDFAVATVVAVGGSAPRQPGAALAVDSEGTAIGSVSGGCVEGAVYELCRQALEDGDTVLERFGYSDDDAFAVGLTCGGVIDILVTPVRASDQAVREVLGAALAAAARGEAAALARIVSGPAELVGRALLVRPDGSYEGGFGAHPELDRTVAAEAVAQLDAGRTATLEIGEQGSRCGAPLTLLIESSVPAPRMIVFGAIDFASALVRMGKFLGYRVTVCDARPVFATAARFPDADEIVVEWPHKYLARTEVDGRTVLCVLTHDAKFDVPLLQLALRLPVAYVGAMGSRRTHLARNERLRDVGVGELELARLRSPIGLDLGARTPEEVAVSIASEIVAARRGGTGVSLTGAHTPIHHETGATARIGSVA comes from the coding sequence ATGCTGGACATCGCCGAAGAGCTCGACCGGTGGGTCGGGCAGGGACGCGACTTCGCCGTAGCCACCGTGGTGGCCGTCGGCGGCAGCGCGCCCCGGCAACCGGGAGCTGCCCTCGCCGTCGACAGCGAGGGCACTGCGATCGGCTCGGTCTCCGGCGGCTGCGTGGAGGGCGCGGTCTACGAACTGTGCCGACAGGCGCTCGAGGACGGCGACACCGTCCTGGAGCGCTTCGGCTACAGCGACGACGACGCGTTCGCCGTGGGGCTCACCTGCGGCGGCGTCATCGACATCCTCGTCACCCCGGTACGCGCCTCGGACCAGGCCGTGCGCGAGGTGCTCGGGGCCGCGCTCGCCGCCGCCGCACGGGGGGAGGCGGCGGCGCTCGCCCGGATCGTGTCGGGCCCGGCCGAACTGGTGGGCCGGGCCCTGCTCGTCCGGCCCGACGGCTCGTACGAGGGCGGGTTCGGGGCCCACCCCGAGCTGGACCGCACCGTGGCGGCGGAGGCGGTCGCGCAACTCGACGCCGGCCGCACCGCCACCCTGGAGATCGGTGAGCAGGGCTCGCGCTGCGGAGCACCGCTCACGCTGCTGATCGAGTCGTCCGTCCCCGCGCCCCGCATGATCGTGTTCGGCGCGATCGACTTCGCGTCGGCGCTGGTGCGGATGGGCAAGTTCCTCGGCTACCGCGTGACCGTGTGCGACGCCCGGCCCGTCTTCGCGACGGCCGCGCGGTTCCCGGACGCGGACGAGATCGTCGTCGAGTGGCCGCACAAATATCTGGCCCGCACCGAGGTCGACGGCCGCACCGTGCTGTGCGTCCTCACCCACGACGCCAAGTTCGACGTACCCCTGCTCCAGCTCGCGCTGCGGCTCCCGGTCGCGTACGTCGGCGCGATGGGCTCCCGCCGCACCCACCTGGCCCGCAACGAACGCCTGCGCGACGTCGGCGTCGGCGAACTGGAACTGGCCCGCCTGCGCTCACCCATCGGCCTCGACCTCGGCGCCCGCACCCCGGAGGAGGTCGCGGTGTCCATCGCCTCCGAGATCGTCGCCGCCCGCCGCGGCGGCACCGGCGTCTCCCTGACCGGGGCGCACACGCCGATCCATCACGAGACGGGGGCGACGGCGCGGATCGGGTCGGTGGCCTGA
- a CDS encoding molybdopterin cofactor-binding domain-containing protein, producing MATTGIPFNVTQGSKTKGGIGESTLRPDGTLKVTGEFAYSSDMWHEDMLWGQILRSPVAHAEIVSIDIGEALATPGVYAVLTHDDLPTDVKKYGLEFKDTPVLAHGKVRHHGEPVALVAADHPETARRAAAKIKVDYRELPVITDEASATAPGAILVHEGRDDHHAGHVPHQNIVHRQPIVRGDADKAALRADHIVTGDYYFGMQDQAFLGPESGLAVPSEDGGVDLYVATQWLHSDLGQIAPVLGLPEDKVRMTLAGVGGAFGGREDLSMQIHACLLALRTGKPVKIVYNRFESFFGHVHRHPAKLHYEHGVTKDGKITHMKCRIVLDGGAYASASPAVVGNASSLSVGPYVIDDVDIEAIALYSNNPPCGAMRGFGAVQACFAYEAQMDKLADVIGMDRVEFRQLNAMEQGTIMPTGQPVDSPAPVAELLRRVKAMPLPMERQWESSEGSDVRQLPGGLSNTTHGEGVVRGIGYAVGIKNVGFSEGFDDYSTAKVRMEVVGGEAVATVHTAMAEVGQGGITVHAQIARTELGVAQVTIHPADTQVGSAGSTSASRQTYVTGGAVKNACELVREKVLEIGRRKMGTYHPAWATAELLLEGGKVVTDGGEVLADLADVLEGEVVELEEEWRHRPTEAFDLRTGQGNGHVQYSFAAHRAVVEVDTELGLVKVIELACAQDVGKALNPLSVVGQIQGGTLQGMGIAVMEEIVVDPKTAKVRNPSFTDYLLPTILDTPTIPVDVLELADEHAPYGLRGIGEAPTLSSTPAVLAAIRNATGLQLDRTPVRPEHLTGTASA from the coding sequence ATGGCAACCACCGGAATTCCCTTCAACGTCACGCAGGGATCCAAGACCAAGGGCGGCATCGGCGAGTCCACGCTCCGCCCGGACGGCACCCTCAAGGTCACCGGCGAGTTCGCGTACTCGTCCGACATGTGGCACGAGGACATGCTCTGGGGCCAGATCCTGCGCTCCCCGGTCGCGCACGCGGAGATCGTCTCCATCGACATCGGCGAGGCGCTCGCCACCCCCGGCGTCTACGCGGTCCTCACCCACGACGACCTGCCGACCGACGTGAAGAAGTACGGCCTGGAGTTCAAGGACACCCCGGTCCTCGCGCACGGCAAGGTCCGCCACCACGGCGAGCCGGTCGCGCTGGTCGCGGCCGACCACCCGGAGACGGCGCGCCGCGCCGCCGCCAAGATCAAGGTCGACTACCGCGAGCTGCCCGTCATCACCGACGAGGCGTCCGCCACCGCACCGGGCGCGATCCTCGTCCACGAGGGCCGCGACGACCACCACGCCGGTCACGTCCCGCACCAGAACATCGTGCACCGCCAGCCCATCGTGCGCGGCGACGCCGACAAGGCCGCGCTCCGCGCCGACCACATCGTCACGGGCGACTACTACTTCGGCATGCAGGACCAGGCGTTCCTCGGTCCCGAGTCGGGCCTCGCGGTGCCGTCCGAGGACGGCGGCGTCGACCTGTACGTGGCCACCCAGTGGCTGCACTCCGACCTCGGGCAGATCGCGCCCGTGCTCGGTCTGCCCGAGGACAAGGTGCGCATGACGCTGGCGGGCGTCGGCGGCGCGTTCGGCGGCCGCGAGGACCTGTCGATGCAGATCCACGCCTGCCTGCTCGCCCTGCGCACGGGCAAGCCCGTCAAGATCGTCTACAACCGGTTCGAGTCCTTCTTCGGCCACGTCCACCGCCACCCCGCCAAGCTCCACTACGAGCACGGAGTGACCAAGGACGGCAAGATCACGCACATGAAGTGCCGGATCGTGCTCGACGGCGGCGCCTACGCCTCGGCCTCCCCGGCGGTCGTCGGCAACGCGTCCTCGCTGAGCGTCGGCCCGTACGTCATCGACGACGTCGACATCGAGGCGATCGCGCTCTACTCCAACAACCCGCCCTGCGGCGCCATGCGCGGCTTCGGCGCGGTCCAGGCGTGCTTCGCGTACGAGGCGCAGATGGACAAGCTCGCCGACGTCATCGGCATGGACCGGGTCGAGTTCCGGCAGCTCAACGCCATGGAGCAGGGCACCATCATGCCGACCGGACAGCCGGTCGACTCGCCCGCGCCGGTCGCCGAACTGCTGCGCCGCGTCAAGGCGATGCCGCTGCCGATGGAACGCCAGTGGGAGTCCAGCGAGGGCTCCGACGTGCGCCAGCTTCCCGGTGGCCTGTCCAACACTACCCACGGTGAGGGCGTCGTCCGCGGCATCGGCTACGCGGTCGGCATCAAGAACGTCGGCTTCTCCGAAGGATTCGACGACTACTCCACCGCCAAGGTGCGCATGGAGGTCGTGGGCGGCGAGGCCGTCGCCACCGTGCACACCGCCATGGCGGAGGTCGGCCAGGGCGGCATCACCGTCCACGCGCAGATCGCCCGCACCGAACTCGGCGTCGCCCAGGTGACCATCCACCCCGCCGACACCCAGGTCGGCTCGGCCGGCTCGACGTCCGCCTCCCGGCAGACGTACGTCACCGGCGGCGCCGTCAAGAACGCCTGCGAGCTGGTGCGCGAGAAGGTCCTGGAGATCGGCCGCCGCAAGATGGGCACCTACCACCCGGCGTGGGCCACGGCCGAACTCCTCCTGGAGGGCGGCAAGGTCGTCACCGACGGCGGCGAGGTCCTCGCGGACCTGGCCGACGTCCTGGAGGGCGAGGTCGTCGAGCTGGAGGAGGAGTGGCGCCACCGGCCCACCGAGGCCTTCGACCTGCGCACCGGCCAGGGCAACGGCCACGTGCAGTACTCCTTCGCCGCGCACCGCGCCGTCGTCGAGGTCGACACCGAGCTCGGCCTGGTCAAGGTCATCGAACTGGCCTGCGCCCAGGACGTCGGCAAGGCGCTCAACCCGCTGTCCGTCGTCGGCCAGATCCAGGGCGGCACCCTCCAGGGCATGGGCATCGCCGTGATGGAGGAGATCGTCGTCGACCCCAAGACCGCGAAGGTCAGGAACCCCTCCTTCACGGACTACCTGCTCCCCACGATCCTCGACACGCCGACCATCCCGGTCGACGTGCTCGAACTCGCCGACGAGCACGCCCCGTACGGGCTGCGCGGCATCGGCGAGGCACCGACCCTGTCGTCCACCCCGGCCGTCCTCGCGGCGATCCGGAACGCCACAGGACTCCAGCTCGACCGGACCCCGGTCCGGCCCGAGCACCTGACGGGCACGGCCTCCGCCTAG
- a CDS encoding xanthine dehydrogenase family protein subunit M: MDFLRPASWEEALAAKAEHPTAVPIAGGTDVMVEINFDHRRPEYLLDLNRISELSQWEVGEGADGTVRLGASVPYTKIMEELRTELPGLALASHTVASPQIRNRGGVGGNLGTASPAGDAHPALLAGGCEVEAESVRGTRMIPIDEFYTGVKRNALAPDELIRAVHLPKAQGPQQYSKVGTRNAMVIAVCAFGLAVHPETRTVRTGIGSAAPTPVRAKEAEQFLNAALDEGGFWDNGKIITPSVAKQFADLCAAACNPIDDVRGTASYRRHAVGIMARRTLTWAWESFRTTNTMGGVA; this comes from the coding sequence AGGCCGAGCACCCCACGGCTGTGCCGATTGCGGGTGGCACCGATGTGATGGTCGAGATCAACTTCGACCACCGGCGGCCCGAGTACCTGCTCGACCTCAACCGCATCAGCGAGCTGAGCCAGTGGGAGGTGGGAGAGGGAGCCGACGGCACGGTCCGGCTCGGCGCCTCCGTCCCGTACACCAAGATCATGGAGGAGCTGCGCACCGAGCTGCCCGGTCTGGCGCTCGCCTCGCACACCGTGGCCTCGCCGCAGATCCGCAACCGCGGCGGCGTCGGCGGCAACCTCGGCACCGCCTCCCCGGCCGGTGACGCCCACCCCGCGCTGCTCGCGGGCGGCTGCGAGGTCGAGGCCGAGTCGGTGCGCGGCACCCGCATGATCCCGATCGACGAGTTCTACACGGGCGTGAAGCGCAACGCGCTGGCGCCCGACGAGCTGATCCGCGCCGTGCACCTGCCCAAGGCGCAGGGGCCCCAGCAGTACTCCAAGGTCGGCACCCGCAACGCCATGGTCATCGCCGTGTGCGCCTTCGGCCTCGCGGTGCACCCCGAGACCCGTACCGTGCGCACCGGCATCGGCTCCGCCGCCCCCACCCCGGTCCGGGCCAAGGAGGCCGAGCAGTTCCTGAACGCCGCGCTCGACGAGGGCGGGTTCTGGGACAACGGCAAGATCATCACCCCGTCGGTCGCCAAGCAGTTCGCGGACCTGTGCGCCGCGGCCTGCAACCCGATCGACGACGTACGCGGCACCGCCTCGTACCGCCGGCACGCCGTCGGCATCATGGCCCGGCGCACGCTGACCTGGGCCTGGGAGTCCTTCCGCACCACGAACACGATGGGGGGCGTGGCGTAA